ATTGGTTAGATGAAACAAATACAAAGGTAACCGTTGATGATCCTAAATTTATTGAAGCATTACAATATTTTGCAGATTTGCAAAATGTTCATGGTGTAACACCATCTATTGCTGAAGCTCAAACACTTGATACGTACCAAAGATGGATGCAAGGACAAATCGGTTTCTTCCCAGTTGGTCCTTGGGATATGCCAGCTTACAATGATTTAAAATTCGAATATGATTTAGCGCCATGGCCGGTTGGTGGAACTGGTGAAACTAAAGCATGGATCGGTTCTTTAGGTATTGGTGTATCTGAAAAAACGAAGAATCCAGAGCTTGCTGCAGAGCTTGCACTTTATTTATCAGCTGATGAAGAAGGTCAACAAGCTCTAGTGGATCAACAAGTGCAATTACCTAACAATACTGATGTAGCTGAAGCATGGGCTGCTGATACATCAATTAAACCAGCTAACAAAGAGGAATTCTTACAGATTATAGGTGAGCATGGACGTGATCTTCCAACGAACTTCACTTACACAGGTGAATGGTATGATGAGTTCTTCAAAAATATCCAACCTGTAATTGATGGTGACAAAACAGCTGAAGAATACGTAAAAGAAGCACAACCTAAAATGCAAAAATTATTAGATAAAGCTATTGAGCAGGAAGAGCAATCTAAGAAAAAATAAAAATAAATAAGGTGCTAGATTTAACTAGCACCTTATTTTAAAGTATTAAGCTATTTATTCGTGTTAGTACCCTTTAAGAGAAATGGGGAGGAAAGATGAAAACTACGTCTAAGCTTTATCGGGAAGAGCGAAGAAATGCCTATCTATTTATTGCAGCACCAGTTATAGGGTTTTTAGTTTTTATTCTAGTACCTGCGTTATATTCCATTTATGGTTCATTCACAAACTGGAATGGATTAGGTCAAATGAATTTTATTGGACTTCAGAACTATATTGATTTAATTAGTGATGAATCCTTCCATAAATCGATGTTCAACACATTATTTCTAATGTTAGGTATTCCAATTGGTATCATTTTGGCATTATTACTAGCACTAGGATTAAATAGAGCAATATTTGGAACACAGTTTTTTAGAGTTGTCTATTATATTCCTGTAATCTCATCGATTGCGGCTGTTGCGATTTTATGGCAATGGGCTTATAACGGTGATTACGGATTAGTAAACCAATTTTTAGAAAAGTTAGGAATCGATGGTCCTAGCTGGTTAATGGATAAAGATACTGTTAAACCAGCCCTTATTATTATGACTATTTGGAAAGGCCTTGGTTATAGCATGTTATTATATCTTGCTGCTTTACAAAGTGTGCCAAAAACGTATTATGAAGCCGCTAAACTTGACGGAGCTAATGCATTTCAAGTGTTTAAAAATATAACACTTCCTATGGTGAAACCAGTTACGTTTTTTATCGTTGTAACAAACATTATTGCAGGGGCGCAAATTTTCGTTGAAGTCCAAGTTATGACACCTACTGGTGGACCAGAATTTTCTTCAGCAACGGTCGTATTTTATATTTGGCAAAAAGCATTTGGTAACTTTGAAATGGGATATGGATCGGCAATGGCAGTTGTACTTGGGTTGTTTATATTTATTGTTACTTTTA
This genomic stretch from Metabacillus sp. B2-18 harbors:
- a CDS encoding ABC transporter substrate-binding protein, with amino-acid sequence MLIVVVGGVLGACSSSSGGEAEDGKNLTFMFSGQPQEQTAYKAVVKKFEEANPGVKVKVVVTAPDQYDTKLQAAIAGNSLPDVFFYNPGNLKAYVNSGVLKDITDLVENAEGVDLTKIWESGISKYRYDGENMGQGALYGVPKDLGPFAFGYNKTMFEEAGIPLPDPDKPYTMEEFVEVTKQLTKDTDGDGKLDQWGTGLNVNWSLQPFVWSNGADWLDETNTKVTVDDPKFIEALQYFADLQNVHGVTPSIAEAQTLDTYQRWMQGQIGFFPVGPWDMPAYNDLKFEYDLAPWPVGGTGETKAWIGSLGIGVSEKTKNPELAAELALYLSADEEGQQALVDQQVQLPNNTDVAEAWAADTSIKPANKEEFLQIIGEHGRDLPTNFTYTGEWYDEFFKNIQPVIDGDKTAEEYVKEAQPKMQKLLDKAIEQEEQSKKK
- a CDS encoding carbohydrate ABC transporter permease; this translates as MKTTSKLYREERRNAYLFIAAPVIGFLVFILVPALYSIYGSFTNWNGLGQMNFIGLQNYIDLISDESFHKSMFNTLFLMLGIPIGIILALLLALGLNRAIFGTQFFRVVYYIPVISSIAAVAILWQWAYNGDYGLVNQFLEKLGIDGPSWLMDKDTVKPALIIMTIWKGLGYSMLLYLAALQSVPKTYYEAAKLDGANAFQVFKNITLPMVKPVTFFIVVTNIIAGAQIFVEVQVMTPTGGPEFSSATVVFYIWQKAFGNFEMGYGSAMAVVLGLFIFIVTFIQFKLNERSSFELD